One part of the Hydrogenobacter sp. T-2 genome encodes these proteins:
- a CDS encoding 6-pyruvoyl trahydropterin synthase family protein, producing the protein MPWNVIVRKKFSWAHFLTDYHGAPEPVHGHTWLVEVHIRADKVDAGGMGYDFLEVEGFLKELLPDYRLLNDIVDFSPSAENMSRWIYQKVKEKYPTVSKVVVWEKEDCGAEYWED; encoded by the coding sequence ATGCCTTGGAATGTGATAGTGAGGAAAAAATTTAGCTGGGCACACTTTCTAACAGACTATCATGGTGCTCCAGAGCCTGTGCACGGTCACACATGGCTTGTAGAGGTTCACATAAGGGCGGACAAGGTGGATGCAGGTGGTATGGGCTACGACTTTTTGGAGGTGGAAGGCTTTTTGAAAGAGCTCCTGCCAGACTACAGGCTTCTCAATGACATTGTGGACTTTTCTCCTAGTGCGGAGAACATGTCAAGATGGATATACCAGAAGGTCAAGGAGAAATACCCCACAGTCTCCAAAGTGGTAGTTTGGGAAAAAGAAGACTGTGGGGCAGAGTATTGGGAGGATTAA
- a CDS encoding TraR/DksA family transcriptional regulator, which produces MLSKEQLELLREKLLEEKAKFLERYKKKEDTQARIGEEVKEPGDLEDIGQMTYTQELLDTLSSREFFIIKEIDHALSKMQAGTYGICEYCNEEIPFERLLAIPWTRYHAHCAEKAEEEGIVPTYPAFTFEATIPEEMEIQREDITEA; this is translated from the coding sequence ATGCTAAGCAAAGAACAGCTTGAACTATTGAGAGAGAAACTTCTGGAGGAGAAGGCAAAATTTCTTGAACGTTACAAAAAGAAAGAAGACACACAGGCACGCATAGGAGAGGAGGTAAAGGAGCCTGGGGACTTGGAAGACATAGGTCAGATGACCTACACGCAGGAGCTCCTTGATACCCTATCCTCAAGGGAGTTTTTCATCATCAAGGAAATAGACCACGCCCTTAGTAAAATGCAGGCAGGAACATACGGCATATGTGAATACTGCAACGAAGAGATACCCTTTGAGAGACTCTTGGCTATACCTTGGACAAGATACCATGCACACTGTGCAGAGAAGGCAGAAGAAGAGGGCATAGTGCCCACCTACCCAGCCTTTACCTTTGAAGCAACCATACCGGAGGAAATGGAAATTCAAAGAGAAGATATAACAGAAGCATGA
- a CDS encoding motility protein A, translated as MDLLTVIGVVGGLVALLIGAVLKGASILFLIQPAAFVIVVPTTLFASLVTVPLAKFSLIIEGLKLAFKGGGNEVLETKTQLVELANIVRKEGMLALETRAEEIEDPFLRRAIDLMVLGVDENVLVESLEAEIAKKEEDFEIAVEYWKNSAESAPTFGLVGAVFGLMKALKSLDNAQELAYGISSAFVATVYGITFSYLIFGPISKKIKIKSKEEILRMYMILDACRMMVRGENPRLIEERLNSYVEVK; from the coding sequence ATGGACCTTCTTACGGTTATAGGTGTTGTGGGAGGGCTTGTAGCTCTTCTTATAGGTGCGGTTCTTAAAGGAGCGAGCATTCTTTTTCTTATTCAGCCTGCTGCCTTCGTTATAGTGGTACCAACCACCCTGTTTGCAAGTTTAGTAACCGTGCCTTTGGCAAAGTTTTCTCTAATTATAGAAGGACTTAAACTGGCTTTTAAGGGCGGGGGCAACGAGGTTCTTGAGACAAAGACTCAGCTTGTCGAACTGGCAAATATTGTAAGGAAGGAAGGTATGCTTGCCCTTGAAACCCGTGCGGAGGAGATAGAGGATCCCTTTCTTAGAAGGGCTATAGACCTTATGGTTCTTGGTGTGGACGAAAACGTGCTTGTGGAAAGTCTTGAGGCGGAAATAGCAAAAAAGGAGGAAGACTTTGAAATAGCGGTGGAATACTGGAAAAACTCCGCAGAGAGTGCACCTACCTTTGGGCTTGTGGGTGCGGTTTTTGGGCTCATGAAGGCTCTAAAGAGCCTTGACAACGCTCAGGAACTTGCTTATGGAATATCATCCGCATTTGTTGCAACAGTTTACGGTATAACCTTTTCTTACTTAATCTTTGGTCCTATCTCCAAAAAGATCAAGATAAAGTCAAAGGAGGAAATATTGAGAATGTATATGATATTGGATGCCTGCAGGATGATGGTGAGAGGCGAAAACCCAAGGCTAATAGAAGAAAGGCTTAACTCCTACGTTGAGGTCAAATAA
- a CDS encoding iron-containing alcohol dehydrogenase: MNFEFYLPVEIIFGVGSVDKIGEVGKRFGYRVLIVTGRKSSKENGSLQRVIESLRRNGAEEVLVFDEIEPNPTDKSVNKASEFVVREKIDYIVGLGGGSSLDSAKAISIVSSNEGYAWDYVNYPEGPRLIPFLNRPVICIPTTAGTGSEVNRYAVLSNPIRREKLVISHSLNYPKVALIDPSLTVSMDRRLTAITGIDALMHALESLTNRLSNTLAEELAIRAISLIKQWLPIAIEEPENLQARSYMSYASMLAGIAIDRKRVALIHGMEHPVSAHYPQVAHGEGLSALALAITDFNYKGNPQKYALFAELMGYEPKPHMAVKVLEDFLERLGMRLSLKDLGVEKEKLERLTEDVYMLSRGLFAINPVEPTLEDVQRLYERAYEGY, translated from the coding sequence ATGAACTTTGAGTTTTATCTACCCGTTGAGATAATCTTTGGTGTAGGTTCTGTAGACAAGATTGGAGAGGTTGGTAAACGCTTTGGCTACAGAGTCCTCATAGTCACTGGAAGGAAAAGTTCAAAGGAGAATGGCTCTCTTCAAAGGGTGATTGAATCCCTTAGAAGAAACGGTGCGGAAGAAGTTCTGGTATTTGACGAGATTGAACCAAACCCAACAGACAAGAGCGTAAACAAGGCGAGCGAGTTTGTGGTAAGGGAAAAGATAGACTACATTGTGGGTCTTGGTGGAGGGAGCAGTCTTGACAGTGCAAAAGCCATATCCATAGTCTCTTCCAACGAGGGCTACGCCTGGGACTATGTGAACTATCCTGAGGGTCCAAGGCTCATACCCTTCTTGAATAGACCTGTGATATGCATTCCAACCACTGCAGGCACGGGAAGCGAGGTAAACAGGTATGCGGTTCTTTCAAACCCCATAAGAAGGGAAAAGCTGGTTATATCTCACTCCTTAAACTACCCAAAGGTAGCCCTAATAGACCCATCCCTGACTGTGAGTATGGACAGAAGGCTTACAGCCATAACAGGCATAGACGCCCTTATGCATGCCCTTGAGTCTCTTACCAACAGGCTCTCCAACACCCTTGCAGAAGAGCTTGCCATAAGAGCCATAAGCCTTATAAAGCAGTGGCTACCTATTGCCATAGAAGAGCCAGAAAATCTTCAGGCAAGGTCTTATATGAGTTATGCGAGCATGCTTGCAGGCATTGCCATAGACAGAAAAAGGGTAGCCCTCATACATGGCATGGAGCATCCTGTGTCCGCCCACTACCCTCAGGTAGCTCATGGAGAAGGTCTTTCCGCTTTGGCACTTGCCATCACAGACTTTAATTACAAAGGAAATCCACAAAAATACGCCCTCTTTGCAGAGCTTATGGGTTATGAGCCAAAGCCTCACATGGCAGTAAAAGTTCTTGAGGATTTCTTAGAAAGGCTTGGCATGAGACTTAGCCTAAAAGACCTTGGCGTGGAAAAGGAAAAACTTGAAAGGCTTACAGAGGATGTGTATATGCTCTCAAGAGGCTTGTTTGCCATAAACCCCGTAGAGCCTACCCTTGAGGACGTGCAAAGGCTCTATGAAAGGGCATATGAGGGATATTGA
- a CDS encoding PHP domain-containing protein, translated as MTYILLVILLLVVYILVAELYPVRFFKVEKVNKTSFPDLPPVYLYSFELHIHTQFSYDSLGKPEDLKKASREEDIDFLVITDHDNDHIKYFADGGIIAGKEVKITDEKGKVLGDILEVGDLKVVAHPFKEKYKWRLPLPEDYLFELIDLKDALLERKMLLFFLLPYIALRSLISINLALNCIKRLVDIKGYALMYMKMGIKNPIVAGLDHHVKVYIREVGIRFLFPNYTHSFRILRNFLISSKRIESKEDFLKELKRGKGIISFSKKSTLFWQEGSWLKVLPPTNCLLLVLEKEREKSYLGSYFELPIPSENSLFLGYTYKFRLWNFYFGLVPLFIFSFREDKHAGATAS; from the coding sequence ATGACCTACATACTTTTGGTAATCCTTCTCCTTGTAGTATATATACTGGTTGCAGAGCTTTATCCTGTAAGGTTTTTTAAGGTTGAAAAGGTAAATAAGACGAGTTTCCCAGACCTACCACCTGTATATCTGTATTCTTTTGAGCTCCATATCCATACACAGTTTTCCTACGACTCTCTTGGAAAACCAGAGGACCTAAAAAAGGCTTCAAGGGAAGAAGATATAGATTTTCTCGTAATTACAGACCACGACAACGACCATATAAAATACTTTGCGGATGGGGGCATAATAGCGGGTAAGGAAGTAAAGATTACAGATGAAAAGGGTAAAGTGCTCGGAGATATTCTTGAAGTGGGAGACCTAAAAGTGGTAGCACATCCCTTCAAGGAAAAATATAAATGGCGTCTACCTCTTCCAGAAGATTATCTTTTTGAGCTAATAGACCTAAAGGATGCTCTGCTTGAGAGAAAAATGCTCCTTTTCTTTCTCCTGCCTTACATAGCTCTAAGGTCTTTAATCTCCATAAACTTGGCTTTGAACTGTATAAAGAGGCTTGTGGACATAAAAGGATACGCTCTTATGTATATGAAGATGGGTATAAAAAATCCAATAGTTGCGGGGCTTGACCATCATGTAAAGGTATACATAAGGGAAGTGGGCATAAGGTTTTTGTTTCCAAACTATACGCACAGTTTTAGGATTCTACGCAACTTTCTCATAAGCAGTAAAAGGATAGAAAGCAAAGAGGACTTCCTTAAGGAGCTCAAGAGAGGTAAAGGTATAATCTCCTTTAGTAAAAAGTCCACCCTTTTCTGGCAGGAGGGTTCGTGGCTCAAAGTCCTTCCACCAACTAACTGCTTACTTTTAGTTTTGGAAAAGGAAAGGGAAAAGTCATACTTAGGCTCATACTTTGAGCTACCAATTCCCTCTGAAAATAGCCTATTTCTCGGCTATACTTATAAATTCAGACTATGGAACTTTTACTTTGGGCTCGTGCCACTTTTTATATTTTCTTTTAGGGAGGATAAACATGCAGGAGCTACCGCTTCCTGA
- a CDS encoding OmpA/MotB family protein, whose amino-acid sequence MARKKKCPEEVSEKWAIPYADFLTLLLCLFIALFAMAQAGKQAALEYAQAFAKAFGMRLVPFQETLPKQILPEPVLKRAEPTERGRRLQRQLQELQEMLKGMGLEGEFKIAYEAIGIRLILQEKLLFESGRADIKSEMRPVLDKLYEIIKDLPNPVEVEGHTDSIPISTERFPSNWELSTARASAIVRYFIAKGINPERLKASGYADTRPIAPNTTPEGRAQNRRVEIVILNIRGSELTQPQP is encoded by the coding sequence ATGGCAAGGAAAAAGAAGTGTCCAGAGGAAGTATCAGAGAAATGGGCTATACCCTATGCGGACTTTCTAACGCTACTTCTTTGTCTTTTTATAGCCCTCTTTGCTATGGCTCAAGCTGGCAAGCAAGCTGCTCTTGAATACGCTCAGGCTTTTGCGAAGGCTTTTGGTATGAGGCTTGTTCCCTTTCAGGAAACTCTGCCAAAGCAAATACTTCCAGAACCAGTGCTTAAAAGGGCGGAGCCAACAGAAAGGGGTAGAAGACTTCAAAGACAGCTTCAGGAGCTCCAAGAGATGCTAAAAGGTATGGGGCTTGAGGGAGAGTTTAAAATAGCCTACGAAGCAATAGGCATAAGGCTAATACTTCAGGAAAAGCTACTCTTTGAATCTGGAAGGGCAGATATAAAGTCAGAGATGAGACCTGTGCTTGACAAACTTTACGAGATAATCAAAGACCTACCAAACCCCGTGGAGGTAGAGGGGCATACAGACAGCATACCCATATCCACTGAAAGGTTTCCTTCTAACTGGGAGCTGTCTACCGCAAGGGCGAGCGCCATTGTAAGATACTTCATAGCTAAAGGTATAAACCCAGAAAGGTTAAAGGCGTCAGGTTATGCGGACACCAGACCTATAGCTCCCAACACCACTCCAGAAGGCAGAGCCCAAAACAGAAGAGTAGAAATAGTTATTCTCAACATAA
- a CDS encoding peptidylprolyl isomerase: MLKFSPMYSILHKHKNITVAIVALATGGFFLWLFFAGGVSDITSPSKRCVVEVGSGCITLKDYRRELLRFSDLLQNPQMEELIREQVISNLIAQELLYQKAKSLSFIASDEEVVEVIKSDPSFQEGGLFSSSKYREVLSRIGLTPEEYEEYIRKLLSIQKLLSFLTNGVYLTEKELEINLLADSTLLSGSLYLITSADVSQKYKPTEQELLEYYQKNKELFKRPEGKVVWVWREKDKEKALSIYNNLKAGKEAEGYQEYKLPEDFQKTGGLLEKEAQRLTSQERVSITKEGEDYLVLYLKQVIPAGYEDFEKVKEKVREKLIEEKSQSLVEQKAQEVAGLLKEGKKPQVRFLNFSDTPALQLNAVVNIDQKDMVRIVLSQDRVFGPYPLIQGYGVILVENRSKRELKPEEKEEAFGDILSLKSQAMLNQYVEYLKKNTKIRINKELLGGG; encoded by the coding sequence ATGCTAAAATTTTCTCCCATGTATTCCATTTTGCACAAGCACAAGAACATAACCGTAGCCATCGTAGCTTTGGCTACTGGTGGGTTTTTCCTTTGGCTCTTCTTTGCAGGAGGTGTCAGCGATATAACTTCTCCTTCTAAGAGGTGTGTGGTGGAGGTAGGTTCAGGGTGTATAACCCTTAAGGACTATAGAAGAGAGCTTTTGAGGTTTTCTGACCTTCTGCAAAACCCACAGATGGAAGAGCTAATAAGGGAGCAAGTTATCTCTAACCTTATAGCCCAAGAGCTACTTTATCAAAAGGCAAAGAGTCTATCCTTTATTGCAAGCGATGAAGAGGTGGTTGAAGTTATAAAGTCTGACCCATCCTTTCAAGAGGGTGGGCTCTTTAGCTCTTCCAAATACAGAGAGGTGCTCTCAAGAATAGGTTTGACGCCAGAGGAATACGAGGAATACATAAGAAAACTGCTTAGCATTCAAAAACTCCTTAGTTTTCTAACCAACGGCGTTTACCTTACAGAAAAGGAGTTAGAGATAAACCTTCTTGCGGACAGCACTCTTCTGAGCGGTAGTCTCTACCTTATAACCTCTGCGGATGTATCCCAAAAATACAAACCTACAGAACAGGAGCTATTGGAGTATTACCAGAAGAACAAAGAGCTTTTCAAAAGACCAGAAGGAAAAGTGGTTTGGGTGTGGAGAGAAAAGGATAAGGAGAAGGCACTGTCTATTTATAACAATCTAAAAGCTGGAAAAGAAGCAGAAGGCTATCAAGAATACAAATTGCCAGAGGACTTTCAGAAGACGGGCGGTCTTCTTGAGAAAGAAGCTCAAAGGCTCACCTCTCAGGAAAGGGTAAGCATTACAAAGGAGGGTGAGGATTATTTGGTTCTGTATCTAAAACAGGTTATTCCTGCAGGTTATGAGGACTTTGAAAAGGTAAAGGAAAAGGTAAGAGAAAAACTCATAGAGGAAAAGTCCCAATCTTTGGTAGAGCAAAAGGCACAGGAAGTTGCTGGGCTCTTGAAGGAGGGTAAAAAACCACAGGTGAGATTTCTCAACTTCTCCGATACGCCAGCCCTTCAGCTTAATGCAGTGGTCAACATAGACCAAAAGGATATGGTTCGTATAGTGCTATCTCAAGATAGAGTCTTTGGCCCTTATCCTCTCATACAGGGCTATGGCGTAATACTTGTGGAAAATAGAAGCAAAAGGGAATTAAAGCCAGAAGAAAAGGAAGAAGCTTTTGGAGACATACTTAGTCTTAAATCTCAGGCTATGCTAAACCAGTATGTGGAATATTTGAAAAAGAACACGAAAATACGCATAAACAAAGAACTTCTTGGAGGTGGATAA
- the trpS gene encoding tryptophan--tRNA ligase yields MRVLSGMRPTGKLHLGHYFGVIKNWVKLQEEHETFYMVADWHALTTGYKKVDEIPQNIEDMLIDWLTLGIDPKKSVVFQQSKVKEHAELFLIFSMITPKSWLEWNPTYKDTKYNLLRIADLSLMFKGGLRDHIKTFVAKLPYKVEDFDALEELLLDTISDALITALFEGYLDKEMFKELNVSKRDFYDTDTYGFLGYPVLQAVDILIYKAQAAPVGEDQLPHIELSREIARRFNHLYGEIFPEPQAMLTETPRLPGTDGRKMSKSYNNAIYFADSEEEVKKKVMSFYTDPQKLRKGDPGRPEICPVFFYHKVFSPSERTQEIERECKSGRLGCVDCKKIMLEGLEAFLKPIREKREQVAKDRELLIHILEEGSEKARQIAKETMEEVRLKTRVG; encoded by the coding sequence ATGAGAGTTTTAAGCGGTATGAGGCCTACAGGGAAATTGCACCTTGGGCACTACTTTGGCGTGATAAAAAACTGGGTAAAACTCCAAGAGGAACACGAGACCTTTTATATGGTAGCGGACTGGCATGCCCTCACTACAGGCTACAAAAAGGTAGATGAGATACCTCAGAACATAGAGGATATGCTCATAGACTGGCTTACTTTAGGCATTGACCCAAAAAAGAGTGTGGTATTTCAACAATCAAAGGTAAAGGAACATGCGGAGCTTTTCCTCATATTTTCCATGATAACCCCCAAGAGCTGGCTTGAGTGGAACCCCACTTACAAGGACACTAAGTATAACCTCCTTAGGATTGCAGACCTTAGCCTTATGTTTAAAGGCGGTCTTAGAGACCACATAAAGACCTTTGTAGCAAAACTTCCTTACAAGGTTGAAGACTTTGACGCTCTTGAGGAGCTACTTCTTGACACCATATCTGACGCTCTTATAACCGCTCTCTTTGAGGGATATCTGGATAAGGAAATGTTTAAGGAACTCAATGTCTCAAAGAGGGACTTTTACGACACGGACACTTACGGCTTTTTAGGCTACCCCGTGCTTCAGGCAGTGGACATACTCATATACAAGGCTCAGGCAGCCCCTGTAGGAGAAGACCAGCTACCTCACATAGAGCTCTCAAGAGAAATAGCAAGAAGGTTTAACCACTTATACGGAGAAATCTTTCCAGAACCTCAAGCTATGCTCACAGAAACTCCAAGACTTCCAGGCACAGATGGAAGAAAGATGAGCAAATCCTACAACAACGCCATATACTTTGCAGACAGCGAAGAGGAGGTAAAGAAAAAGGTCATGAGCTTTTATACAGATCCTCAAAAGCTAAGAAAGGGAGACCCCGGAAGACCAGAGATATGCCCTGTGTTTTTCTACCATAAGGTTTTCTCTCCATCAGAAAGAACTCAAGAAATAGAAAGGGAATGCAAAAGCGGTAGACTTGGATGCGTGGACTGTAAAAAAATCATGCTTGAGGGTCTTGAGGCTTTTCTTAAACCTATCAGAGAAAAAAGAGAACAAGTTGCCAAAGACAGGGAGCTTCTTATACATATACTTGAGGAAGGCTCAGAAAAGGCAAGACAGATAGCCAAAGAAACTATGGAAGAAGTGAGATTAAAAACAAGAGTGGGATGA
- a CDS encoding ligand-binding protein SH3, whose product MYGNYIVDVPEDAVVNINYVVLKEGVTLDDVAEKVAYLCEHVKTYHSDTGFYGGFVALNTGGVSLEGSTAGQTTEHPLKNREVLIITFWRSLEDHEESHRSEGFNKLFKELTELAESTHEVVYQMLWQGKAYDPEMAKKAREAKEANCINC is encoded by the coding sequence ATGTATGGAAACTATATAGTGGATGTTCCAGAGGATGCAGTGGTTAATATTAACTACGTGGTGCTCAAAGAGGGTGTTACCCTTGACGATGTGGCGGAAAAGGTGGCATATTTGTGCGAGCACGTAAAAACTTACCACTCAGACACAGGCTTTTACGGAGGCTTTGTGGCACTCAACACTGGCGGTGTCTCCCTTGAGGGTTCAACCGCAGGTCAGACCACAGAGCACCCACTCAAAAACAGAGAAGTGCTTATCATTACCTTTTGGAGGTCCTTGGAAGACCACGAAGAATCCCACAGAAGCGAAGGCTTTAACAAGCTCTTTAAGGAGCTAACAGAGCTTGCAGAAAGCACCCACGAAGTGGTATATCAGATGCTCTGGCAGGGCAAAGCTTACGACCCTGAAATGGCAAAGAAGGCAAGGGAAGCAAAAGAGGCAAACTGCATTAACTGTTAA